In Limisphaera ngatamarikiensis, the following proteins share a genomic window:
- a CDS encoding PQQ-binding-like beta-propeller repeat protein, with the protein MTRTIKVECQCGARFAFDVEPVEGRMPVAVFCPVCGADATERANQVLAETEAAAGATANATAGGSDVRLRVHRREESAQPGQGSARLTGDVAGERCPQHPDEVAVERCRVCGRPICRRCMELHGYTCSVLCRGRAERDGLDLPVYEGQLRLRQARRRRLARWIGWMTAAALVTGLAYTGWWKWLGSKPRLIWSSPLPKDAATGWELAEPAHLLGWTPRELTLRQLPEGRVVWRVPLETRPENDLPRLVSVRPWLVWLIGDRLEARDPASGEIRWSLNLPNPVNQVDWDGQALVAVSEGPAGTAVVTRVDLESGSSWRESVPPRPVPVARPGVTPGGTTSSPGRVPTAADAGRWIEEEETRTAPLPPPQRLFLPAGTGVAEFQWWMIERRIVEREGLRPRQGRSPLEDEQMTAGRSWESVRQALNEIERIRSGGVVREDQSRYGVRLWRRGQPTAEVWSGEVVGRPWFIPLRTVDVVWAGTQLTVLDRQNRVRWTASLAYPAPEELLEGASPGRANRPCLELGDRLVVFDRGMITCFELATGQVVWRLPSVGTRRVVANPAGSTLYVATTTATVEDLKHPLEARLWERARPLILRVDAASGREVWRQVGLANECYLSDSLLYAWWLARGMSGEQNLLHLYRLDPANGRPLWHRYEERWPRRLLFQGRHLLLQWEDTVEVYEFRRP; encoded by the coding sequence ATGACCCGGACCATCAAGGTGGAATGTCAGTGCGGCGCGCGATTCGCGTTCGACGTCGAGCCGGTGGAGGGGCGGATGCCGGTGGCGGTGTTCTGTCCCGTGTGCGGTGCTGACGCGACCGAGCGGGCCAACCAGGTCCTGGCAGAGACCGAAGCAGCCGCCGGGGCCACGGCAAACGCGACCGCCGGCGGGTCGGATGTGCGACTCCGAGTGCACCGGCGCGAGGAATCCGCGCAGCCCGGCCAGGGTTCGGCACGGCTGACCGGGGATGTTGCCGGCGAGCGTTGTCCTCAACATCCCGACGAGGTGGCGGTGGAACGATGCCGGGTTTGCGGCAGGCCGATCTGCCGGCGTTGCATGGAGTTGCACGGTTACACCTGCTCGGTCCTGTGTCGTGGACGAGCCGAACGGGACGGCCTGGATCTGCCGGTGTACGAGGGGCAACTGCGGCTGCGGCAGGCGCGCCGACGGCGATTGGCCCGCTGGATTGGTTGGATGACCGCGGCTGCGTTGGTGACCGGCCTGGCTTACACCGGCTGGTGGAAATGGCTGGGGTCCAAACCCCGCCTGATCTGGTCATCGCCGCTTCCCAAGGACGCGGCCACGGGTTGGGAACTTGCCGAGCCCGCTCACCTTCTGGGCTGGACCCCACGCGAGCTCACGTTACGGCAGTTGCCCGAGGGACGGGTCGTCTGGCGCGTCCCCCTCGAGACCCGGCCGGAAAACGACCTGCCCCGGTTGGTATCGGTCCGGCCCTGGTTGGTCTGGCTGATCGGGGACCGACTGGAAGCTCGTGACCCTGCCAGCGGCGAGATTCGTTGGTCATTGAATCTGCCCAACCCCGTGAACCAGGTGGATTGGGACGGTCAGGCCCTGGTGGCGGTCAGCGAAGGACCAGCCGGCACGGCCGTGGTGACCCGGGTGGACTTGGAATCGGGTTCAAGCTGGCGGGAAAGCGTCCCGCCACGGCCGGTGCCGGTCGCTCGGCCGGGCGTTACACCCGGGGGCACCACATCTTCTCCGGGGCGGGTACCCACGGCAGCAGACGCCGGCCGGTGGATCGAGGAGGAGGAAACCCGGACTGCACCGTTGCCGCCGCCGCAGAGGCTTTTTCTGCCGGCCGGAACCGGGGTGGCGGAGTTTCAGTGGTGGATGATTGAACGGCGGATTGTCGAGCGCGAAGGGTTGCGCCCGCGTCAGGGTCGCTCGCCGCTTGAGGATGAGCAGATGACGGCCGGTCGCAGCTGGGAGTCGGTTCGACAGGCCCTCAACGAGATTGAACGAATTCGGTCGGGAGGCGTCGTTCGGGAAGATCAGAGCCGGTACGGCGTCCGGCTCTGGCGTCGGGGTCAGCCCACGGCCGAAGTTTGGTCGGGTGAGGTCGTGGGCCGGCCCTGGTTCATTCCCTTGCGCACGGTGGACGTGGTCTGGGCAGGCACCCAACTGACGGTCCTGGACCGGCAGAACCGGGTTCGCTGGACCGCCTCGCTGGCGTACCCGGCACCGGAGGAATTGCTGGAAGGGGCAAGCCCCGGCCGGGCGAACCGGCCCTGCTTGGAACTGGGGGACCGACTTGTGGTGTTCGACCGCGGCATGATTACCTGCTTTGAATTGGCCACCGGACAGGTGGTTTGGCGCCTGCCGAGCGTGGGAACCCGCCGGGTGGTCGCCAACCCGGCCGGATCGACACTGTACGTGGCCACGACCACGGCCACCGTGGAGGATCTGAAGCACCCGCTGGAGGCGCGGCTTTGGGAGCGGGCCCGGCCCCTGATTCTCAGAGTGGATGCGGCCTCCGGCCGCGAAGTGTGGCGGCAGGTCGGCCTGGCTAATGAATGTTACCTTTCCGACTCGCTTCTTTATGCCTGGTGGCTGGCCAGGGGGATGTCCGGGGAGCAGAACCTGTTGCATCTATACCGCTTGGACCCCGCCAACGGCCGGCCCCTGTGGCACCGGTACGAGGAACGATGGCCGCGGCGGCTGCTGTTCCAGGGGCGGCACCTGCTGCTGCAATGGGAGGACACCGTGGAGGTTTACGAATTCCGGCGTCCCTGA
- a CDS encoding response regulator: MKAAESSVASVPWRTVVVDEAPLMREAIRHCLEGDGRFVVVGEAAAAARALELVSVHKPALVVTELALPGRSGLELIRDVRAQFADVRVLVFTACDERLYAARALRAGARGFLHKRADGSALAAAARQVMSGRIAVETDLALHLVEELVGGNPRVMGSLQTLTDRELEVLRLLGRARTVREIATALHLSPKTVETHKVNLMHKLGIRSSAELLRFALQWAEDELLGRTVADSLAGTSPGTESPEPVADSSTAGGRPVRKRSG, encoded by the coding sequence ATGAAAGCCGCGGAATCCTCGGTTGCGTCGGTGCCCTGGCGCACAGTGGTGGTGGACGAGGCGCCGCTGATGCGGGAGGCCATCCGGCACTGCCTGGAAGGGGACGGGCGATTTGTGGTGGTGGGCGAGGCCGCGGCGGCAGCGCGGGCCCTGGAGCTGGTTTCGGTCCACAAACCGGCGCTGGTGGTGACGGAGCTGGCCCTACCGGGGCGCAGCGGTTTGGAATTGATCCGGGACGTGCGGGCGCAATTTGCCGACGTGCGTGTCCTGGTCTTCACGGCCTGCGATGAACGGCTCTACGCGGCACGCGCCTTGCGCGCAGGGGCCCGGGGGTTTCTGCATAAACGGGCCGACGGCAGCGCCCTGGCGGCCGCGGCCCGGCAGGTGATGTCGGGTCGCATTGCCGTGGAAACGGACCTGGCGCTGCACCTGGTGGAGGAATTGGTGGGTGGCAACCCGCGTGTGATGGGCAGCCTTCAAACCCTGACCGACCGGGAGCTGGAGGTGCTCCGGCTGTTGGGCCGGGCGCGAACGGTCCGCGAAATCGCCACTGCCCTGCATCTCAGCCCCAAGACCGTCGAGACGCATAAGGTTAACCTGATGCACAAGTTGGGGATTCGATCGTCGGCCGAGCTTCTGCGGTTTGCATTGCAATGGGCGGAGGACGAACTTTTGGGCCGTACAGTGGCCGATTCTCTCGCCGGGACGTCACCAGGAACGGAATCCCCGGAGCCGGTTGCCGATTCCAGCACGGCCGGCGGTCGCCCTGTTCGTAAGAGGAGCGGATGA
- a CDS encoding dihydroxy-acid dehydratase has translation MRSDIIKRGLERAPHRALLRATGVIESEADFDKPFIAICNSYTDCIPGHAHLNEVGQLMKRLVRAAGGVPFLFNTIGVDDGIAMGHAGMKYSLPSRELIADCVESMVRAHCFDGMICIPNCDKIVPGMLMAAMRLNIPTLFVSGGPMAAGIARTVEESELPVHLRPAAAKADLISVFKGVGAVQTGQLSEEQLRQLEQAACPTCGSCSGMFTANSMNCLCEALGLALPGNGTILAVSKEREALYEWAARQILKLIEWDLKPRDIATLEAFDNAITLDVAMGGSTNTILHTLAIAREAGIPYDIGRIDQISRRVPCLCKVSPSSDYHIQDVHRAGGIHTILGELKRAGLLHLECKTVTGKTLGENIDEWDVRSPRCTPWARVARVSGASALVVDPDDPLGPAARTAAGHLVPKPLLFFPAEPLAITLWRFAAAWNSGNSEVLTLLLSPRAGLHMPDGSTLRGRDAVAAALEQRLKEARGWVRAELARLRNDPVLLFWQYHKDGSRSRHALLRVRRFRDWTLHQAEFDMNPARLRKAQPAGLIPHDPVFLFDPADCIRSPANAYSPDGGLAILYGQLAPEGAVVKTAGISQAFKDHCGPDFVFEGPCVIFESQEEACEGILSGRVKPGDVVIIRNEGPRGGPGMQEMLAPTSYIMGMGLGDHVVLITDGRFSGGTSGACIGHVSPEAAEGGPIGLLRPGDRVRIDFPNRRMDILVPESELEERRRSWKPLQRELTGWLARYQKLVTNASQGAVLRA, from the coding sequence ATGCGATCGGACATCATCAAACGCGGATTGGAACGGGCGCCGCACCGGGCACTGCTGCGCGCCACGGGGGTCATTGAGTCGGAAGCGGATTTCGACAAGCCGTTCATCGCCATCTGCAATTCCTACACCGATTGCATCCCCGGCCATGCCCATCTCAACGAGGTCGGACAACTCATGAAACGGCTCGTCCGGGCGGCCGGCGGCGTGCCGTTTCTGTTCAATACCATTGGCGTGGATGACGGCATCGCCATGGGGCATGCGGGCATGAAGTACTCATTGCCCTCGCGGGAACTGATTGCCGACTGTGTGGAGTCCATGGTCCGCGCCCACTGTTTTGACGGCATGATCTGCATCCCGAATTGCGACAAGATCGTGCCGGGCATGTTGATGGCCGCCATGCGCCTGAACATCCCCACCCTCTTTGTCAGCGGCGGGCCCATGGCCGCGGGCATCGCCCGGACCGTGGAGGAAAGTGAGCTGCCGGTCCACCTCCGACCCGCCGCCGCCAAGGCGGACCTGATCTCCGTTTTCAAAGGCGTCGGCGCCGTACAAACCGGCCAGCTCAGCGAGGAACAACTCCGGCAGCTCGAGCAGGCCGCCTGCCCCACCTGCGGCTCCTGTTCCGGCATGTTTACGGCCAATTCGATGAACTGCCTCTGCGAGGCACTCGGACTGGCCCTGCCCGGCAACGGCACCATCCTGGCCGTATCCAAGGAACGCGAGGCCCTGTACGAATGGGCGGCCCGCCAGATTCTCAAACTCATCGAATGGGACCTGAAACCCCGTGACATCGCCACGTTGGAGGCTTTCGACAACGCCATCACGCTGGACGTGGCGATGGGCGGCTCCACCAACACCATCCTCCACACCCTGGCCATCGCGCGCGAGGCGGGCATCCCGTATGACATCGGTCGGATTGACCAAATCTCCCGACGCGTGCCGTGTCTCTGCAAGGTCTCACCCTCGTCGGACTACCACATCCAGGATGTCCACCGTGCCGGCGGTATCCACACGATCCTGGGCGAGCTCAAACGCGCGGGGCTCCTCCACCTCGAGTGCAAGACGGTGACCGGCAAAACGCTGGGCGAAAACATTGACGAATGGGACGTGCGTTCGCCCCGTTGCACCCCCTGGGCCAGGGTCGCCCGGGTTTCGGGGGCCTCGGCGCTGGTGGTGGACCCGGACGATCCGCTCGGCCCCGCCGCACGCACCGCTGCGGGCCATCTGGTACCCAAACCCCTGCTGTTTTTCCCGGCAGAGCCGCTGGCCATCACCCTGTGGCGGTTTGCCGCCGCATGGAACAGCGGGAATTCGGAGGTCCTGACCCTGTTGCTGTCGCCCCGGGCCGGCCTGCACATGCCGGATGGTTCCACCCTCCGCGGTCGCGACGCGGTCGCCGCCGCCCTGGAACAGCGCCTCAAAGAGGCCCGCGGATGGGTCCGGGCCGAGCTGGCCCGGCTGCGTAACGACCCGGTCCTGCTCTTCTGGCAATACCACAAGGACGGGTCGCGCTCCCGCCACGCCCTGCTGCGGGTCCGGCGATTCCGTGACTGGACCCTGCATCAGGCCGAGTTCGACATGAACCCGGCCCGGCTCCGCAAGGCCCAGCCGGCGGGATTGATCCCGCACGACCCGGTCTTTCTCTTCGATCCGGCTGATTGCATTCGATCGCCCGCCAACGCCTATTCCCCGGACGGCGGCCTGGCGATCCTTTACGGTCAACTGGCACCCGAGGGTGCCGTGGTAAAAACCGCGGGCATCAGCCAGGCTTTCAAAGACCATTGCGGACCCGATTTCGTTTTCGAAGGCCCTTGCGTCATTTTCGAAAGCCAGGAAGAAGCCTGCGAAGGCATCCTTTCCGGCAGGGTCAAACCGGGCGACGTGGTCATCATCCGGAACGAAGGCCCACGGGGCGGCCCCGGCATGCAGGAGATGCTGGCCCCCACCAGTTACATCATGGGCATGGGCTTGGGCGACCACGTGGTGCTCATCACGGACGGACGCTTCAGCGGCGGCACTTCCGGTGCCTGCATCGGACATGTCTCCCCGGAAGCCGCCGAGGGCGGGCCCATTGGTCTGCTGCGTCCCGGCGACCGCGTCCGGATCGACTTCCCCAATCGCCGAATGGACATCCTCGTGCCGGAGTCCGAGCTCGAGGAACGACGCCGTTCGTGGAAACCGTTGCAGCGGGAACTCACCGGCTGGCTGGCCCGGTACCAGAAACTTGTCACCAATGCCAGTCAGGGCGCCGTGCTGCGCGCGTGA
- a CDS encoding malate dehydrogenase, whose product MKKSPLRVAVTGAAGQIGYSLVFRIAAGEMFGPDQPVILHLIEIEPALPALQGVVMELEDCAFPLLHGVVPTADLDEGFKDVNWALLVGSVPRKAGMERKDLLGINGKIFVGQGQAIARRAASDVRVLVVGNPCNTNCLICMHHAAGVPRDRFFAMTRLDENRAKAQLARKAGEHVSAVTHMAVWGNHSPTMFPDFFNARIHGRPVPEVISHREWLEKDFLTTVQQRGAAVIKARGASSAASAANAVIDTVRSLIQPTPGDDWHSVAVCSDGSYGIEPGLICSFPIRSDGRSWHIVPGLPLNDFSRARIQASVEELKEERAMVSELLTRSA is encoded by the coding sequence ATGAAGAAATCACCCTTGCGCGTAGCGGTTACTGGTGCGGCCGGTCAGATTGGGTATTCCCTGGTGTTTCGAATTGCAGCCGGGGAGATGTTTGGCCCTGACCAGCCGGTGATTCTGCACCTGATCGAGATTGAACCGGCCCTGCCGGCGTTGCAGGGCGTGGTGATGGAGCTTGAGGATTGTGCGTTTCCGCTCCTGCACGGGGTGGTGCCCACGGCCGACCTGGACGAGGGATTCAAGGACGTGAACTGGGCTCTGCTGGTGGGCAGCGTGCCGCGCAAGGCCGGCATGGAACGCAAGGACCTGTTGGGGATCAACGGCAAGATCTTCGTGGGCCAGGGTCAGGCCATCGCGCGCCGGGCGGCTTCGGATGTGCGGGTCCTAGTGGTCGGCAACCCCTGCAATACCAACTGCCTCATCTGCATGCATCACGCCGCAGGGGTGCCGCGCGACCGCTTTTTCGCCATGACGCGCCTGGACGAAAACCGTGCCAAGGCGCAGCTGGCCCGGAAAGCCGGCGAACATGTCAGCGCCGTCACCCACATGGCGGTGTGGGGCAACCACAGCCCGACCATGTTCCCCGACTTTTTCAACGCCCGGATTCATGGTCGGCCGGTCCCGGAGGTGATCAGCCATCGCGAGTGGCTGGAAAAGGACTTTCTGACGACCGTCCAGCAGCGCGGGGCGGCGGTGATCAAGGCCCGGGGCGCCTCCAGCGCCGCCAGTGCCGCCAACGCCGTGATCGACACGGTCCGGTCCCTCATCCAGCCCACACCCGGAGACGACTGGCACAGCGTGGCCGTTTGCAGCGACGGCAGTTACGGGATCGAGCCCGGATTGATCTGCTCGTTCCCCATCCGTTCGGACGGACGTTCCTGGCACATTGTGCCCGGACTGCCACTGAACGATTTTAGCCGGGCCAGAATCCAGGCCAGCGTCGAAGAGCTGAAGGAAGAACGGGCCATGGTGAGCGAGCTGCTGACCCGGTCTGCTTGA
- a CDS encoding isoamylase early set domain-containing protein has translation MVNRSMHSHPATAHHRYSAHRNLRPVNFICQAPQARSVSLVGDFNNWDPTAHPMQRMPDGAWLLKVELRHGHHRYAFLVDGVLTLDPRAQGITRNDQGERVSLIAVS, from the coding sequence ATGGTGAATCGTTCGATGCACAGTCATCCCGCTACCGCGCATCACCGTTACAGCGCCCACCGGAATCTGCGTCCGGTCAACTTTATCTGCCAGGCCCCACAGGCCCGGTCCGTCAGCCTGGTGGGTGATTTCAACAACTGGGATCCCACGGCGCACCCCATGCAGCGCATGCCGGACGGTGCGTGGCTGCTGAAGGTGGAGCTCCGTCATGGGCATCATCGCTATGCGTTTCTCGTGGACGGCGTCCTGACGCTCGATCCGCGCGCCCAGGGGATCACCCGCAACGACCAGGGTGAGCGCGTTTCTTTGATTGCGGTCAGTTGA
- a CDS encoding LL-diaminopimelate aminotransferase, whose translation MAASFIQERFAQRIGGRNYGQSTTIYKFEKIKRAKRAAVAAQPGRKLIDLGVGEPDEMAFPEVVAKLCEEAAKPENRGYADNGDDVLKQAAARYMERVFGVSGIDPAREVIHSIGSKAALSILPAVFVDPGDVVLMTAPGYPVFGTHARYYGGEVYNLLLRPENGFLPDLDSVPKDILARAKVLVLNYPNNPTGASATPEFYRYVVEFAMKHRLVVISDAAYAALVYEGRPLSFLATPGAREIGLELHSVSKAFNMTGWRCGFVVGNELLVRAYGDVKDNTDSGQFLAIQHAAAYCLDHPELTERIAAKYSRRMDLLVKVLREAGFDARKPAGSFFLYVPAPRAAVTRSAKHIRFANAEEAAHWLIMDKLISTVPWDDAGPYLRFSVTFEAPTPEDEVALMQELADRLGEVRFEF comes from the coding sequence ATGGCAGCGTCATTCATTCAGGAGCGATTCGCCCAGCGCATTGGCGGGCGGAACTACGGTCAGTCCACGACGATTTACAAGTTCGAGAAGATCAAACGAGCCAAGCGGGCCGCCGTGGCGGCCCAGCCCGGGCGCAAACTGATTGACCTGGGCGTGGGCGAGCCGGATGAGATGGCGTTCCCGGAGGTGGTGGCGAAGCTGTGCGAGGAGGCGGCCAAACCGGAAAACCGCGGTTACGCCGACAACGGCGACGATGTGTTGAAACAGGCCGCCGCCCGCTACATGGAACGCGTGTTCGGCGTGTCGGGCATCGACCCGGCGCGCGAGGTCATTCACTCCATCGGCAGCAAGGCGGCGTTGTCCATCCTGCCGGCGGTGTTCGTGGATCCGGGCGACGTGGTGCTGATGACCGCGCCCGGTTATCCGGTTTTTGGCACCCACGCCCGCTATTACGGCGGCGAGGTGTACAATCTGCTGCTCCGTCCGGAAAACGGGTTTCTGCCCGACCTGGACTCGGTTCCCAAGGACATCCTGGCCCGGGCCAAGGTGCTGGTCCTCAACTACCCCAACAACCCCACCGGCGCCAGCGCAACCCCCGAGTTCTACCGCTACGTGGTGGAGTTCGCCATGAAACACCGCCTGGTGGTGATCTCGGACGCCGCGTACGCCGCACTGGTGTATGAGGGCCGCCCGCTGAGTTTCCTGGCCACGCCCGGGGCCAGGGAAATCGGGCTGGAACTGCACTCGGTCAGCAAGGCCTTCAATATGACCGGGTGGCGTTGCGGATTCGTGGTGGGGAACGAACTGCTGGTGCGAGCGTATGGAGACGTCAAGGACAACACCGATTCGGGACAGTTCCTCGCCATCCAACACGCTGCCGCCTACTGCCTGGATCACCCGGAACTGACCGAGCGCATCGCGGCCAAGTATTCGCGTCGCATGGACCTGCTGGTGAAGGTGCTGCGCGAGGCCGGGTTCGATGCCCGCAAGCCGGCCGGCTCGTTTTTCTTGTACGTGCCGGCGCCCAGGGCCGCCGTCACGCGGTCGGCCAAACACATCCGTTTCGCCAACGCCGAGGAGGCAGCGCACTGGCTGATCATGGACAAGCTGATCTCCACCGTCCCGTGGGATGATGCAGGCCCTTATCTTCGGTTCAGCGTTACGTTCGAGGCACCCACGCCCGAGGACGAGGTGGCGCTGATGCAAGAACTGGCCGATCGCCTGGGCGAGGTGCGTTTCGAATTCTGA
- a CDS encoding M48 family metalloprotease, with product MNVWSAVGAVLLGLRVAGELWLEALNRRHFKRLAAGEKAPSANSTRVVPGSRALDYALARCRFRQATVAYETLLLVGLLWSGVLPRAWSVWQQIFGTGPLADSLFPWCVFALVSVAWWPWLWYERFDLEERFGFNTTRPATWWSDRFKGLVLAAGLGIPVIAAIIHLIRQAGPWWWVWGWTGAVAFALILGWLAPTWILPWFHRFDPLPEGALRERLQQLAARMDFPLRDIQVMDGSRRTRHSNAFFTGWGRARRVVLYDTLLNQLGPDELEAVVAHEMGHARLGHLWQLWTLTAIGWGLGFAVAGWIVQQPDFYRTFGFSEPHPAVAVLLLGLWAGPAGWWLLPWIHAWARRCEFQADAFAVRALGSVEPLQRALERLHRDNLADVPSHPWYRFWHESHPTLPERITALTANARAGAKR from the coding sequence GTGAATGTCTGGAGTGCAGTCGGAGCCGTCCTGTTGGGCCTGCGCGTGGCGGGCGAACTGTGGCTGGAAGCCCTCAACCGGCGCCACTTCAAACGCCTCGCCGCGGGAGAAAAGGCCCCCTCGGCGAACTCCACGCGGGTCGTGCCCGGCTCGCGTGCCCTCGACTATGCGCTGGCCCGCTGCCGATTTCGCCAGGCAACGGTGGCTTACGAAACGCTCCTGCTGGTCGGCCTGCTCTGGAGCGGCGTCCTGCCCCGGGCCTGGTCAGTGTGGCAACAGATCTTCGGAACAGGACCTCTCGCGGATTCGCTCTTCCCATGGTGCGTGTTTGCTCTTGTGTCCGTGGCCTGGTGGCCCTGGCTGTGGTACGAACGGTTTGATTTGGAAGAACGATTCGGTTTCAACACCACCCGGCCGGCCACCTGGTGGAGTGACAGGTTCAAGGGACTGGTCCTGGCCGCGGGGCTGGGCATTCCCGTCATCGCAGCGATCATCCATCTGATCCGACAGGCCGGACCATGGTGGTGGGTTTGGGGCTGGACGGGGGCCGTGGCCTTCGCGCTGATCCTCGGGTGGCTGGCGCCAACCTGGATCCTCCCCTGGTTTCACCGGTTCGATCCCCTGCCCGAAGGCGCCTTGCGCGAGCGGCTTCAACAGCTCGCAGCGCGCATGGATTTCCCCCTTCGCGACATCCAGGTGATGGACGGCAGTCGGCGCACCCGCCATTCCAACGCCTTTTTCACCGGCTGGGGCCGCGCCCGACGCGTCGTGCTCTACGACACGCTGCTCAACCAACTGGGACCGGACGAACTGGAGGCCGTCGTGGCGCACGAGATGGGGCACGCCCGACTGGGCCATCTCTGGCAGTTGTGGACACTCACCGCCATTGGCTGGGGACTGGGCTTTGCTGTGGCGGGTTGGATTGTTCAACAGCCAGACTTCTACAGAACCTTTGGTTTCAGCGAGCCCCATCCGGCGGTCGCCGTGTTGTTGTTGGGTCTGTGGGCAGGGCCGGCAGGTTGGTGGCTCCTCCCATGGATCCACGCATGGGCCAGGCGATGTGAATTTCAAGCAGACGCGTTCGCAGTACGAGCCCTGGGATCGGTCGAGCCACTCCAGCGCGCCCTGGAACGATTGCATCGGGATAACCTGGCGGACGTTCCGTCCCATCCCTGGTACCGCTTCTGGCACGAGTCGCACCCTACCCTTCCGGAACGAATCACCGCGTTGACTGCGAACGCACGCGCCGGCGCGAAACGTTGA